The Zestosphaera sp. genome contains a region encoding:
- a CDS encoding dihydrolipoamide acetyltransferase family protein translates to MVIEVKMPKLGLTMVEGRIIEWLKKVGDRVEADEIIATIETEKLVGDVKAPASGFLAKILYEEGSKVKINETIALIAESKEELERIISGVPTQPTPTISEGKAEMAGISGVVQAKPVGKVRATPAARKLAEELGVSLDDVWRHFPDREIISQEEVKAYVEKIKSVAPKVVEAGLTVLEERTLSPMRLRIAENLIRSAREMVLTTITMEVNADRLEELRNALPKDRRPSVTAFIVKALASALRDYREFNASLEGNKLRIYRDINVGVAVALEGGLIVPVVRNADTKTVFQISAELEELAKKAREGSLSLEEVAGATITVSNLGMYDVDVFTPIIYPGHVAILGVGRIHDKVVVEPTKGFTTRKYLVLSLTFDHRVTDGAQAALFLRKVREYIENPYLLVVTG, encoded by the coding sequence GTGGTTATAGAAGTAAAGATGCCCAAGCTAGGCCTAACCATGGTTGAGGGGAGAATAATTGAGTGGTTGAAGAAAGTCGGAGATAGAGTCGAAGCTGATGAAATCATAGCAACCATAGAGACTGAAAAACTTGTCGGGGATGTCAAGGCACCGGCTTCAGGCTTCCTAGCTAAGATACTCTACGAGGAAGGTAGTAAGGTTAAGATCAATGAAACGATAGCCCTGATAGCTGAGAGCAAGGAAGAGTTAGAGAGGATCATTTCGGGAGTGCCTACACAACCAACTCCTACGATATCTGAAGGAAAGGCTGAGATGGCAGGAATTTCTGGAGTTGTTCAAGCCAAGCCTGTAGGTAAGGTTAGGGCGACTCCCGCCGCAAGAAAACTGGCTGAAGAATTAGGGGTTAGCTTAGATGATGTATGGAGGCATTTTCCAGACAGGGAAATAATATCTCAGGAAGAAGTTAAAGCTTACGTAGAGAAGATAAAGAGTGTAGCTCCCAAGGTGGTTGAAGCAGGCCTGACAGTGCTTGAGGAGAGGACTCTAAGTCCTATGAGGCTTAGGATAGCTGAAAATCTGATTAGGTCTGCTAGAGAGATGGTTTTGACTACTATAACTATGGAAGTCAACGCAGACAGGTTAGAAGAACTTAGAAATGCGTTACCTAAAGACAGGAGACCTTCGGTGACTGCCTTCATTGTGAAGGCGTTAGCTAGTGCTCTGAGAGACTACAGAGAATTTAACGCGAGCTTAGAAGGTAATAAGTTGAGGATATATAGAGACATAAACGTTGGTGTGGCAGTAGCTCTTGAAGGAGGGTTAATCGTTCCAGTCGTAAGGAACGCTGATACTAAGACGGTATTTCAGATATCCGCGGAGCTAGAAGAATTAGCTAAGAAGGCTCGTGAAGGCTCTCTAAGCTTAGAAGAAGTGGCGGGTGCGACGATAACGGTCTCTAATCTAGGCATGTATGATGTTGATGTTTTCACACCTATTATTTATCCAGGGCACGTAGCGATACTGGGTGTTGGCAGAATACACGACAAGGTAGTCGTAGAGCCCACCAAAGGGTTCACTACGAGAAAGTATCTCGTACTGAGCCTCACGTTTGACCACAGAGTAACTGACGGTGCACAAGCCGCTCTCTTCCTGAGGAAGGTCAGGGAATACATCGAGAATCCATACCTACTGGTAGTGACGGGCTGA
- a CDS encoding FAD-dependent oxidoreductase — MSNKRVCVVGGGLAGLSTAYHLLRRREDLKITVLESSNKVGGLLKSEMLGGYLFDIGGSHIIFSKHLDKLKEMLSFLKGNHVKHYRNTKVYYKGTYVKYPFENGLHDLPPEERFECVWGAVEAYVKRLKNELREPQNFLEWLPYVFGEGIASKYLIPYNEKIWKTDLSEITLEWVEGRVPTPPIKEIIMSAVGINVEGYTHQLTFYYPTSGGIEALVQGLLSEILSSKRVEVLTNQEVKRVSFSSRDRLLVETRDYCFECVSVVYTASLKRSRDTFKEILGGLSNDLEKLRSVPIAVVGLGIKGEVRPYHWVYLPDKKHLPHRIAVLSNFSRSNAPPEGASIIAEVSFKNEDELRSVPEDQLVRKSYEDLLEIGLVKNPELEVSKVWRWRDAYIIYDKNRPEILKKAEEELRKLGVFINGRFGAWEYLNMDATYMKSEKIAEEVIKYVRHAYS, encoded by the coding sequence TTGAGTAATAAGAGAGTGTGTGTCGTTGGTGGAGGGCTAGCAGGGCTCTCCACCGCATACCACTTACTGAGGAGAAGAGAGGACCTGAAGATAACAGTGTTAGAATCTAGCAACAAGGTCGGCGGACTACTTAAGAGTGAGATGTTAGGTGGTTACCTATTCGATATTGGCGGCTCACACATAATATTCAGTAAACACCTCGATAAACTCAAAGAAATGCTCTCTTTTCTTAAGGGTAATCATGTGAAGCACTACAGAAATACTAAAGTATATTATAAGGGCACATACGTTAAGTACCCCTTCGAGAACGGCTTGCACGACCTCCCGCCAGAAGAGAGATTCGAGTGTGTTTGGGGTGCCGTAGAAGCGTATGTTAAGAGACTAAAGAATGAGTTGAGAGAACCTCAAAACTTTCTTGAGTGGCTACCCTACGTGTTTGGTGAAGGTATAGCTAGCAAGTATCTAATACCCTACAACGAAAAGATATGGAAGACAGACTTAAGCGAGATAACTCTCGAATGGGTTGAGGGCAGAGTACCTACACCGCCGATTAAGGAGATAATAATGAGTGCTGTAGGGATTAACGTAGAGGGGTACACACACCAGCTCACTTTCTACTACCCCACATCAGGAGGTATTGAAGCACTCGTGCAAGGATTACTTAGCGAGATACTGAGTAGTAAGAGAGTTGAGGTACTTACTAATCAGGAAGTAAAGAGAGTTAGCTTCTCAAGCAGGGATAGACTGTTAGTAGAGACTAGAGACTACTGTTTTGAGTGTGTCTCCGTCGTGTATACAGCATCATTAAAGAGATCACGTGATACCTTCAAAGAAATTCTAGGAGGATTAAGTAATGACCTCGAGAAATTGAGGTCAGTACCGATAGCTGTAGTAGGGCTGGGAATCAAAGGTGAGGTAAGACCTTACCACTGGGTATACCTACCAGACAAGAAACACCTACCACACAGGATAGCAGTATTAAGTAATTTCTCTAGAAGTAACGCGCCGCCTGAGGGAGCCTCCATAATAGCTGAAGTCTCTTTCAAGAACGAAGACGAGCTGAGGTCAGTGCCTGAAGACCAGTTAGTTAGGAAGTCTTACGAAGACTTGCTAGAGATAGGTCTAGTAAAGAATCCTGAACTTGAGGTCAGCAAAGTATGGCGCTGGAGGGACGCCTACATAATATACGACAAAAACAGGCCTGAAATACTCAAGAAAGCAGAAGAGGAATTAAGGAAGCTGGGAGTATTCATAAACGGAAGGTTCGGTGCTTGGGAATACCTAAACATGGACGCAACATACATGAAATCAGAGAAGATCGCTGAGGAAGTCATAAAATACGTGAGACATGCTTATAGTTAG